The Periplaneta americana isolate PAMFEO1 chromosome 16, P.americana_PAMFEO1_priV1, whole genome shotgun sequence genome segment CCCCTGTAGTTGTTGGGGTCCTTCTTATCCCCTTTTTTATGGATAGCGGAAATATATGATATTTTCCAGTCTTCTGGAATTTCATCTCCTTCAAGAATTTGGTTGAACATCTTAGTAATAATCCTTACTAACAGAGGAGGTCCATATTTCCATAACTCTGCTGTAACACCACCAGGTCCACTAGCCTTACCACTCTTGCTTTTCTTCAATGCCTCTCTAACTTCTTCCTCTGAGATCGGCTCCACTCCATTCCTAATAGTTATATCTTGATcactttccttttcattcctTCTCTCAACTAGCAGATCTTGAAAATAGTTTTCCCACTGATTCATAGTTATGAGCTGTAGTATTGGTGAAGGGTTGTTGGACTTTCTCATTTTACGTAGCAGTCtccaataagttaattaagtagtaaaatatcgctgcaatcgaaattggtaccaaaactgttaagttttgTGAGCTTGGaatatatctctaccgaatgaaaaataATAGCTCATCTCtgaatgtcagtgaaccagaacgacaaacatttACAACCAGGTGATAACGAaacttgtgctccaatcgtccacaaccttagtacaagaaaataataaacgaataatacaaaaaacaattatttgtaaacttcgtaactcccaaattaaaataatttacccatagcctacatataaaaataaaatacaaagtatacgattatatgATTCTAAAGTAATtacaacaaataacaatgaatcttattcattttatcaaaagaaataaaataatatttgtactctgaaaatattcgttctacgtcacaagacgttactgcagcaaatctgaaataggatacagtatattttattgtcatcaggtgaacaactactttttgaatctaatagtgtatctcgtatgtggcacataatattaaacccataattgttttcaagaaaatttttcatttctattttaatgacagctaggaagttcgtatcgtaattccgatgttgaacttggactgtaacgcaaccgaacgcatagcagcacgagacgtcaacatttaacgaagaataattcgggcaaaaataaatgtgttacacacttctgttttcataattatttaataacagattagtttacttttttggaatcatgcataataattcagggtgcgaattaaaatttctgatgagggtggggatagaatcctagataggcaataccatatattattattattattattattattattattattattattattattattattattattattacaacgacTCAATGCTTcatcgcactgagttgcttgtcttgcatcttcttcataataataattatatccatgagcaggcttaagataagatgtgtaattcctaagtaagttattgattgttgtcagcttaccGGTGATGACAAAacatcagtattattttctttgtttacttcatACTTTATGAAGTTTACTCAtattgaaacaattatattttgtgaggggaataaaagttatccctggcaggaatgttaatatgaatttatgagggagaataactttccaacaggagaAAAATCCCCCCATTCCCCACGTTAATTCGAATactacataatattaacattacgtaaataatacaataataacacaatAGCTCACTtcgttcagaacctaaaatattaatataaattaacaatattcttctaaCTAttcacagctccacagaatgtcaCTTGCGTTGTTTatgttaatatactgtatatcgtCTATAGCGAATGGGAGCAGAGCGAGGCGCGGGTGATATCGATACTCATCGCTGTACTCaattgaaatctactgttttgctacgaacttcctagctatgATCTACAGGTTGTTTCCGGCCTGCTGTTAcagactttcagggatgatgaggaagagcacaatatgtatcaatttgagataggaaccctggtccagaaatgactgagtcgaaagttataagcaaaaatagttgtgtgttaatggaattgtaatttggcaccacgtgccctccttcccttaacctttggaacagtcgtggaaagatggtatgggccggatgtctcctacgtggatacttggcccgatacaatctgttagcttgtctactgttcccattggctcatccctattcgaaaatcaggtctgcatattccgctctcgtgtactcctacatttcactaggactgatcgactggacactgcaacttgtacacatacactgctgtctacagacgtgcatatcaggatcgaccatgttcgttacacattacgccatctgcattggtttagtgtagtttcctgaatcccatccctcagacagcgcattgaatggaatactgtaagtagacaacgtaaacaacgtcagatgaatgcagtatgtgtgagatgtacagataaatgcacataaataaggtgtaccccgaggaataaaattatttcatttccacacaaatatttttgcttgttccttatttcaaattgatacatgtgcccttccccatcatccctgaaagtttgtaacactagcccggaaacaccctgtatatacaagaGTACAAGTATTCTGAGGTAAAATACTAGATACAATGCAGTTAATATAGCTTCaataaataaccgattaaaaagtAAACTATAGATTGTACACATTGACACACAtgccaaataacttaaataattcctacgttatattgatattattttcttttcttttttcaattaaatCTGATACTATTTTAAGAAGGTCGGGAACAAGAAATATGCTAATGATACTCAAAAGGTTCCAAGCGAAGCAGTGCTTGGAAAGTTTTCTATCTCTTTTATTCTTGGCTCGTTACATATCAAAAGAAAATTCACTAAAGCCCCTTCCCTGCCTCTTTTTATAGAAATTGAATACTGCGCTATAACTCATGTATGCCAGATGTAGCGAACAGATCTCCCCTCTCTCAATTTCCACACAATCCTTTCTCCATCCTACAGAGAGATTTCGCACAGGCCAATTTTAAGTCGATTCACGTTACCCCAATCGTAAACTTGGGCTTGTACTGTAGCAGACGAAACATTCCACTTCCCAACCCCCAGTCTTGCTAACGACTGCTTTTCCGATGGTGGTTAACTCCCATCGTAATTGACGTGTCTACCTTCAGTGTATCGTGTGCCTGTATACTGACGAAAGTATCGTATTCACGTAGGAAATTGACTCAGCTATTTTCTTTGATACAGTCATCATCCTCTCCAGTAACCTTTGTATACAACCCATTTATACGCctgtgaattttttttctgtagcgTCTACCAGTCCAGAAGCTTACGCAAAGCTTACATTTGAATGTTACATTCAGAATTtctatttaatattgaaaacctCCCCTAATATCCATACTATATTCAGTGACCTAGTTTCCTTCATTCAAAATTCATTCATtcggtgttctgcccaaggacagacctttcactgcaaatccagctatTTTCTGCAAAATATTAGCTCAAATCTGGAaataaattcctttaaaattttgtatttcgTATCTTTAGAAAGTTTTATTctcataggctatataaaataatgttggGGCTGATTTCATCTACAGTAAGTAGTTGCACTTTCCTTACTGTCATTCCGCCAATTTTCTATTAGATGAGAAATGTTAAAAtctaagaatattttaaattcttgtttgtgagaatgattttatgtcaaaagtacagaatagtaatatgcgttacaagagcggtatgttgaagttttcatgttccaggaaaagattaaaaaagcggaacgtagttgagctttttttaatttccgagaattgaaagaaaacataccgctcgtgtatcgtacattattttgtgcgaagatcgtttattacatacctgaaagaggaatttctaattagttgcaatgaaatctccatcttggtttctgttcaatgacggcaaatttgcaaaacaaaaatatctatcttcaacattgttggtttaaaatgttttctgtgtttactatactccagcaggccgtgatatacgtctgtattttttttcccccagtctatgatgagtctggaatcttgttgattttttcacggcttccttaatgttacttgcatcacgaatgcagtaactttagtggagttgtagagtttacttaatttttgcaaatatttaaaaacaataattaacagtgcaatttaagtgaaattgcagtggtaagtttccaatttacaattattactatattgaacgtctctaaaaatagtatgttaaaagcctaaagcagtaaaatcaatatgtcacttaagcggtaagaatagggaaattgttatgtgtgttaggttgggaatactgaatgtggaattttagactttccgcggattggttttgtgcggaaaccaagcaaatacgcactatctcgcacaaaataattttatttcatatagcacgtattcaataataatgatgaggatgatgatggtgataataataataataataataataataataataataataagttaataacaacaataataataataaatctgataGTGGTAATATATATTGGCTCTTTTAAGCAGTAAATGACATCAtataagtatttttcttataGACCACACCATCGTTTtggcaaatgaaataataatgagaaccttaagtgcgagtgtcttacgtTTGTAGCAGTCTGTGTGCTGTaaagctgacaattgtgattggcagattgttgatgtgacgtgtatttaggagaaggtaccgttctcagctgcagtgacaacagaaactcactgactggatactgtactcaaggacacaccgcaggaacgctagcgtagagaaagttaagtgcgagtatcttacttttttcACAGTCTGGGCAGCAAGAGTGACAACTGTGGTTGGTAGATTGCTGACGTGTCGTGTACAGCTACACTATCAGTAGACGCTCGCAGTCTGTGCATTGTACTCATGAACACGCACCAGAAATGCTGGCGtcagcaataaaatgaagatttaatattttgttaaagaAATGTCATATGTAACATCTATCTCAAGAGGTTTTCATTTTCTGATAAATTCACCGAAGGAAATGAAAATCCCAAGTGATATTTTTAATAAGTATGTTTCACGcacaaaataataagtaaattatttaataaatataataatgaagaCTGTTATTGGATAaaagatttcatttatttatatcgtaccatatttatttcattctcacgGCCTACTGTATtcacagaaaaagaatgaaaatgttcatttcgAAACTTATCCAGAGCCGTGTAGTATTAACTATTCTAATTACACATGAATGACAAAACGGTGTATCATGGACCAGTCACGTAAGACCCTAAGTATAATTCATGCCAGAACTGGTACAAAAGGATGTTTTAAATCCACGAAGATCTTAATGTTCCATAACTGAAGACCCATCTTTCCAAAGGGACTAAGTGCCagcttttcaaatttcattttagtcAATCTAAGGAAGGTACGTCCATATGAGCATATCATACTAAATATCGAAATGTAACAGCATCCATTAACGGGTGTTATAAAATGATGTaaaattttgatgacaataaatatgcatacatacatgtacaCGCACGCATACACATACACACTCACACTAAATGGGCTCTGTTGTAGGTCAAAATTGTAAATGAATCGTGGACAGAAAGATGGTTTTTGAGATACTTCAACACGGCACTATGCTTCCATCAATATCTCTGAAATTTGATCTTTGGCGCTTAGCTCCTTTGAGAATATAAgtcttcaataatttattatatttaccctCAACTGTTTGAAGGTGTTGTAGAAATCTAATGGTTATAGTACCACACAACAATGCTTTCATCTCTTCTCTGGGTAGACACTATCCTCAAAACTTTTCGAAATACGGAACATCTAAGTCTATTAATTTAATTGGTTAATATTCCttttgttacaatattaatatgaatGCTGGTTTCAGTATTGCGTTCTTTAAATAGTGCTCAAGTCGCTAAATGACAGCGATTTCAGCAATTCTGAAAACAGTATGTAAAAACGACggaataaaggaaataataatatatgtttgTATTACGAATATAATTgaatttgaaaaggtggaaatgtaattaaatatacagTTATGGAAGTGACATTCGTGAAATTTAATTTGAGTATTCTTTATactgagaaaattgatgttgattgATTATTTCCGAGTTTTTGGATAATTAGTTTAGGTATTTCTGATTGATTTATAGACACACTACACTTTTTATGTCTTCGAATTAATCATATACCTACAAAGCGGTAAAAAAAATGCGAATTATTAGCATTAAAAAAATTAGCATTGGTTCCCAAGTTACCGTTGAACaactttatgtaatatatttgtatagaCTATGTGTGTTCTGTCTgagttttattaaatattacagcaggctccgccaggtcgagtcaagatcgcgagagggcataCAGACCTGCTtagggcttccactgcgggcagtacagttgtacacagcagtctatcagtggtggagcctatagaggtcgcttgggggcaccggtgcactgcattttgcaccaggaaaattgatgtgctaaaaacatgaaccttaacaatgtaatggatgttgttgtgcGAACAAATAATTTCGTAAGGTCTAAAGGGCTTCATCACATGGAGTTCAGGGCACTGCTGGATgatattaacagtgagtatggggatttactctgccataccgaggtaaggtggttaagtcgaggaaaagttctgAAACGTTTTCttgcacttagaaatgaaattgcttatttatggatgtacatgggaaacctgttagaagccttggacatgaaaggATATAGGCtagaagaataatgcaacaattatgCGAAGACTTCCAACGTAGATTTCAGGATATTAGAAaatttgaacaacaatttaagatatttgcaacacctttttcagtgagtgtcctggatatttctgctgaactacaattagaaatacttgatttacaaagcaatattgagctaaaggataagtatcaaaacagaaaatgtATTCATCATTTCTATACTTCTCGCTGCAAGAACGTTGAGCATGTTCGgaacaacctacgtatgcgaaacactgttttctttaacgaaatttacaaagtcacgtcacagaagccaattaagtgatgaacacttgaaagcatgtttgcgattgggtggtactaaaacaatagctctgcGAATTGAAAaactgcttactaacagaaaactgcaaaaatcgccgcggatctctgatgtataagaaaaagtattgttattagagaattgtatttgaataataacgtctgtactgttgttttattttgttaattgaactgtatagcaatgagaagaacacaaacagtgaacagttttatttcgtagtatgttaatctgtatgaaagtgtatattttgttttgtttcattattgtgcaaacatgcaaatatagttaactgtaccaaattgtGTAGAGTACTGTTTTCAGTACAGTGCAATTAACACTGAAGTGTACTTCAATTAAAAGTTGAAAGTAATgtatattcttatcacaaattcggttcacatacaagttctcagctccaccactgtggaagcagctacccttgcccgcagccgtacgtcagggcttgagggcttGTACGTatgcacgagagtgtagtcacttgacgctccctgtattacagtatattcgtTTATGTACTCTGTACTCTTACTTCGctactactgtcggtgactcaggagaagacgagagcggactgaggaggaagggatgtgaacagataacatacaacacgtgcaatatttgtactgcagtaagcggaaacattaggtctccttctgtccaacttagctttaatttccatacgcattgttattCATGTTTCCTCCACGAGTAATAACTTGGCTACTGGGAATCTTATCTGgacgatgtttataataatcaacagcgatagtcaagaaggtcacattctttccgctcgtcttctcctgagtaacggacagtaccttAACCGTAGATAATGTCACAGAGGACTATATACGTTTTTTTTCACTACAACAAAGCTTTGTTAACAAATTACAACAAAACCATGAAACAACGAAAGCTAGCTAAATTCTGAATAACCTCTTCAGTCCCGAGACAAGTTTACAattataaaagtgtttaaatataatttattgggtTTTTGGTGATACAAATACAAACTTTTACCAGTCAGAATTTTTGTCACGATCTCTGATCTTGTTTTATGCTAGGTATCATATATGATACCTCAGGATTTTATGAGGACTTTCTGGTTAAGTACAGGACACTATTTTGAAtccatttagttttatttattttacaaaaatgcatACAAATTGCTtacaaatactgaaaaaaaaatgtagaatacaTTATTGCAGACTTTAATACAAttgaacatttatatatatttattatcataattaattatatataaaataaacaaaatatatgtgtgtTACAAAATACAATATAGTCAAATTCTGAATATTCATGATGATATAAATTTATAAGTACTCCAAAAACAGTTTAGTATATATGCATAAGTGGTTGCATGTCCCATACATACAAAAAAACGAAATGTTAAAatcattttttatgaaattccgagaaacagttccGTTCTGTTGtaaaacacaaaaacattttGCATTCTGTGCATCTGACAAATGTCAAAGACTTACAACCAGGAGCTCTACATTTCGACCTATTTGTTTGCTCTTTATTCATCATCTGTGGTAAATGTAAGGCCTGGTCCAATCTAGCAGCCCTGGGTGGTAAAGCTTTTGGTGTTCTAGGACGCTTCCTTCTGGAAGATTCATCACTGTCTTCATCCTCCTTTTCCTCCTCATCTTCCTGTTCGTCTAATTCATCATGAATGGCAACGTTCTTTCCATCAAAGTATATCAGTTTTTCTGCCACCTCAAACCGAAATAGGAAATAGgacaaaatatcttttttcgCCCAACCAGATTCCATAGCAGCCTGCCTGTATTCAAGCCAGGCTGCTGCAATAGCAAAATCAAAGAAATGATGAATGACACGAATTGTCCATTTTTTTGTCCTCCCTCTCATGGCATACTTTCCCAACACCCTATCTAAGAGATCAACTCCCCCCATGTATGAATTGTACATCTTCACTGTCGCAGGGCGAGGAATTTGAATGTAAGCCTTATCCTTTTTTGACCAGCGCTTACAGTCTTCTACTGGTTCCACACCGAATTCTGTTGATGCTAGAAAAATGGCCCTATTGTCAAACCACTTGAGGAGAGCTAGTTTGTCGTCATTTCTCACCACTTGATCGTAGCTACCCCTACCTTCTTTCTTCATATCAGTGTCGCTTTTAAATTGAACCTTTTTTGGTACACGACTAGCCATTATTGTTCCAGTTCCCGAAATGTTTCTTAGGATCAAGCAATCAAGTAGCTCAACAGAAGTAAAATATCTATCTATGAAAATAGACGACCCAGGTGGCAAAGAATCTGCAAGTTTCAGAACAACTCGCCCACCCACATCAAGCTTTTCTGGAACAGTGCTTTTCTCTGAAGATATTTCCTTTCCCTTTCCTTCATACATCATGAAGTCAAGAGGTAGGCCAGAAGGGGTTGACAAAACAAAATTCTTCAATCCCACAGGATGCGGCTTTCCTTTGATATATTGGCGCATGCGCACATGTCCGTGAAATGGAATCATCTGTTCATCGATTGAAACATTTTTAGTTCTGCGATGTTGTAGACATGCATCTCTAATACTGTTTAACATTGGTCTCACCTTCCAGAAACTGTCCTGCTTTTGATCCTGAGGAACAGCGTTGTCATCAACAACCTTAATACTTCTGCGAAGCAAATAAAATCTATCTCTGGCCATATTTTCTGCTACCAGCGGGTAGCGGGTTCTGCTCTCCCAACACATCCTTAGTCTTGGGAACCCCAAGAGCGCAGCTACAATACTAACGCCCCAAAACTTTCTAATTTCTCGTCCAGTGCAGTTTAGAGATTTCCCGGTTAGAGATACATGCTTCAAATTTGTGAAATGCGCCATTTCATCAAAAAATGAAGGTCGCAGGTACTTACTGAAGTACTCGAAAGGATCCTTTACTTCTGATAGTTCAGGTGATGAAACATTCTCAAAAGTCAATGGCGACtggaatctaaaaaaaaaaaaagaacaaaaaacaaaattttataagaatataaTACTTATTTCCATTTCCCTCTATTTGTAGCTGTAGATATGTTTAGTCACAATTTCTAACAACTTACACATTTTTGTGCCTCCAAATAACGGCCCTTCGTTGTATCTCCGCAAGAGTTAGCGACTCATCTTCGGAATCAGATGAACTTTCATCGATCACAGGAGTTGGAGGTCTAGGAACTATGATATCTTCATCATTGTCTTCTTCGTCCTCAATCTCAAAGTCAGAATCATTGGGATTGATGTTGTTgacaagttcagttatttcgttCGTAGTCAAGGCTAAAGAAAtcaaacataacctcacattctCATAATGATATAGAGCACATAGTGAAgattactatattgtaaagcatgatattttgaattatacAAGCATGGAATAACAGATATCACGCATATTTACTACACAAAATTATAGTAATGGGATTTATAAAAAGTCATGCTAGTGACCGAAGGTATCACCAATGATACCTCATAAAAAACAGTGTTGTACGCCTATCTGAAAAGACTAAcaatgtttctattattattaggtGAATTGTTAATGTGTAAGAATgtatcaacaaataaagttctttCATTTAACATGTAACAAATCAACAATTACCTTTGCTTTTCTCCGCCATGCTGCTGACTAGACGAAATGATAAATTCAATCAGCTGGTGACATCTAGTGgcaagaaaaattaacaaaaacaaatgatAGGCAGAGAGCGCAGATGGTATAGAATATGATACCTCAGGTCACGAATCTATATACGCGCATAACGAATGACATATGAATAAAGAGCTGAGGTATCATATATGATACCTAAGGACAGAGGAGGATAAACGTTTGAAATGATCGTGTTGACGTATTTCATTcgctgtgtgtgtatgtatgtgtgtctccctccctccctccccctctctttctctctctctctctctctcttgtaacCTCTTTATAGATATCGCAAATAATTTATTACTCTTTATGTTTCGCCATTAGTAGGCTATCGCAGATATCTCAAAGCAAAATAAGTTGCTAGTTGATtagtaattaaatacaatttctctTTGTTTCAGGTGAGTACTTACAGTACACCAGATCAAAGCGGTGTTCGTCTTGTTTCCATTGAGATCTTTGGTACACTTCTAGGTATGTTTTAAACCCTAACAATGATCGTAGTGAATATACTGTCCATTCTGCTCTGACTCCTTTGTCAATAATTGTAATGAAGGAGATAAAGCCATCATTTTATATTGATGTTTCTTGGGATTCCTGTAGTGCAGCTCTGGGCATAAGAGTGGAAGTGAATTGGACGGAGAAACCCCCGCCCATGTTCTTTTTGCTTACTCAGCCTTATAAACAACAAACAGTCAGGCTCTgtacatcagtggtggattttaggcgaccagcgacagccgaaagttcgtaaataTATGATTTCTGCCTGatgcaatccgtcactgaccttcctgtcTGCTCGTACCACATCTAAACGTCAGCATATCAGCCGGGAAAGGTGAGTGAGGTTAAGGAGTGGTCTGCAGTGATTCAATTGAAGCATTAGGGCGTAGGTCTGCTGTAGTGAGTGTGGTATTTTatataaacaatttatgaaaGGTTTTCCAGAGCTACGTTCGCTTGCGCGGTGTTCGAAGTTCTCTCCTACTATTCCCTGTACAGAGGAGAGTTTCCCACAGGTGTGATAACGCAGGGTTTATGGTTGGTGCTTCTGCAGGCATTTATAGTCTCCAAAgaatttaagggaagactccagtgaaaatcatgaaaatttttccaaatttttttagctatttcacttgttcagaatttatattttcataccccataTGGATtaagctcaattctgattacaaatattcgtatgtttacactttttaaattaaggctggaagggggcgtggaatttaaagagctgtcaaaattgtttttcatcgaagaattctttttttaaatttctgattaccAATcttgtaactttttgttggctctctgaagttacttgatgaatgtagcggaggagaatattaatttacataaatattcattttattttcaaatctatttttctgtgttcatttttgttgatttaacaccaactttcttatgccaaatattaatcaatctggatgaaatttttactgcaagtatttatgaggtagctgcatgtttctattcatttattttgtgagaaatgctgctagtttattttattcatatttttattaagaaaaatattaataaaataaactagcagcattaagaaaaatatttctcacaaaataaacgaatagaaacatgcagctacctcataaatacttgcagtaaaaatttcatccagattgattaatatttggcataagaaagttggtgttgaatcaacaaaaatgaacacagaaaaatagatttgaaaataaaatgaatatttatgtaaattaataatatcctccgctacattcatctagtaacttcagagagccaacaaaaagttactagatttgtaatcagaaattttaaaaaagaattcttcgatgaaaaacaattttgacagctctttaaattccacgcccccttccagccttaatttaaaaagtgtaaacatacgagtatttgtaatcagaattgagctgaatccatttggggtatgaaaatataaattctgaataagtgaaatagctaaaaaaatttggaaaaattttcatgattttcagtggagtcttcccttaagtaaTAAGAGGTAAATATTCGTTGAATGACAGCTCATGAAGGACAACTTCTACCAGCCGACCACTGGCTTCACGTCTTCTGCAGgagtgaacgatcattcaaccaccATGGCAGCaatatgtggttagcacgatgattccgcACAGCCGTTATAGGTGGTTTGGAAAACCAGACTTCGCAATTAACTGCAGCTCCCCAAGTTCATTACGATGCTAAGTAGACACCGATTTCGTACATTGACCGAAGTTTCTTGAGAAAACTTCTTCTCCTTTGGACACTCGAACCAGAGCTCATTCCGTAACACTAGATCAAGACAGGACGCCTTAGGCCACGCAGCTACGGTGCGGGAATAACGAATTTAATACTCCGAAAAATAGAATAAGCATGATTTCCTGGAGTAATAATGAGAAGTTGTGACTCCAGGGGCCTGTTCCTTGAAAACCGATGGCAAATGATAGCCtgtatgttttacatatttcagtaGTTCTCAAACTTCCTTCCTCATTATATTTCTATAACCCGGCATAGCTAAACGAATAGGCTATCAGTATTTTTGAAAGTTTCGGTGCTGTCATGCATGACATCTGTTTTATATTTAGACATTTTGTCAGTTTGTACTACAAAATCTCACTTTATACTGGCATTACTATTTTGTCATTACAGCTTTTACATCGTGCATATACCAGTGTTCAACTACTGTTTCATTTCCTTGAATATTTCATGAtgaattaatttacatacattgTTATGTCTAGCAAGATACTCACTTGGTAGGGATCTAGGACAT includes the following:
- the LOC138716456 gene encoding piggyBac transposable element-derived protein 3-like, which gives rise to MAETTVRMEATMKQRKEDIRVFGEGMHLDLQLHARKDTKFKTHKTDGFGKWAREYGIYLCNPLTRSIDEDDQGGRIYFQHDDAQPHYHHEVRRLLDRRFPGRWLGRAGPTAWPPRSPDLTPPRLFPIVVRQRSSLTTNEITELVNNINPNDSDFEIEDEEDNDEDIIVPRPPTPVIDESSSDSEDESLTLAEIQRRAVIWRHKNVFQSPLTFENVSSPELSEVKDPFEYFSKYLRPSFFDEMAHFTNLKHVSLTGKSLNCTGREIRKFWGVSIVAALLGFPRLRMCWESRTRYPLVAENMARDRFYLLRRSIKVVDDNAVPQDQKQDSFWKVRPMLNSIRDACLQHRRTKNVSIDEQMIPFHGHVRMRQYIKGKPHPVGLKNFVLSTPSGLPLDFMMYEGKGKEISSEKSTVPEKLDVGGRVVLKLADSLPPGSSIFIDRYFTSVELLDCLILRNISGTGTIMASRVPKKVQFKSDTDMKKEGRGSYDQVVRNDDKLALLKWFDNRAIFLASTEFGVEPVEDCKRWSKKDKAYIQIPRPATVKMYNSYMGGVDLLDRVLGKYAMRGRTKKWTIRVIHHFFDFAIAAAWLEYRQAAMESGWAKKDILSYFLFRFEVAEKLIYFDGKNVAIHDELDEQEDEEEKEDEDSDESSRRKRPRTPKALPPRAARLDQALHLPQMMNKEQTNRSKCRAPGCKSLTFVRCTECKMFLCFTTERNCFSEFHKK